The Candidatus Latescibacterota bacterium genome segment TTTCGGGTGATCCCAGGTCTAGCTCGAACTGGATCATGAGAGAAGTCATGGGAGAACTTAATAATACTGGAAAGGATATCAGGAGCTTCGGTGTATCCCCCGAAGGGTTGTCAGAACTGATCAAGGAGATAGCATCGGGAAGGATCAGCGCGACAGCTGGTGGAGAGGTCTTCGGGGAGATGGTCCGTTCCGATGTCGAACCCGGAGACGCGATCGCATCTCTCGGCCTCGAACAGGTCAGTGGTGAGGATGAGATCTCGGAGATGGTCGGGACAGTGCTTGAAGCCGCACCAGACGAGGTGCGAAGATACAGGGAAGGGGAGAGGAAATTGCTTGGATATTTTGTCGGACAGGTGATGAAGATGAGCGGAGGCAGGGCGAACCCTTCAAAAGTGAACGAGATCCTTAAGGAACGACTGCATTGATGATCAATCCCGCAGGATCCTGCGGACTATCTGTCCGAAAGAAAGACTCATACAAAGTATGATCAGGATATAGACCGAGAGAAGGATTCGAAAATCTACCGCTTCATACCATCCGTTCATCTTTCCGGCAGCCGAGACCAATCCATCGATAAGCGCGATGTATGCCCTCGACGGTCCCGATATGACATCCGATAGCCAGGCAGACAGTGAGTTCAATGTGGAATCGTAGAATGTCGAATACGATTCACTCAATCCCGGGAGCACTCTCTCTACAGATTTTCTGAAGATAAAGAAAAAGATGGAGATAGATAAAAGGCCAGAAGCAGCAAAACCGGGTCTGCCGAACCTGAAGATGGATAATATACTCTTTTTCTCGAGTCCCAGACTGGTTATGACTCGAGAGGCAACCAATCCAGGAAGAGGTATCTCGTTCTTCAGTTCTCTGAGTTGCGGCTCAAGTGAAGTCCAGGCATCAGCCATCTCAGCGCAGTCCCCGCAAGAGGCGATGTGAGCTTCAAGATCCCGGGCTGTCTCGACAGAGAGCTTACCCTCATAATAAAGTGCAAGAAGCTTTTCAGTTCCGATGCAATCCATTATTCCCTCTCTGATTTCCCGTTTTCAATGTTCATCATCCTTTTCAATTGAACTTTTGCCCTGAAAAGGTATGTCTTTACAGTACCCTCGGGCAGATCAAGAATCTCCGAAATCTCAGAGTATGACCTCTCAGCTGTATATCGCAATTCTATCACATCCCTGTACCTGGCATCGAGGCGGGATATATGGTCTCGCAGCCTCCCGGCAATATTTTTTTGTTCATATAACCTGTCAGGGCGGTCTTTGTCTGTTCCGATCTCGGGTAGCTCGTCGATCGGAATAGAAGGCTTCGACTTTCCAACTGCGTTGAGGGCCTCATTCCGCGCGATACGGTATATCCAGGTCGATAACTTCGCTCCATGTCTGAACCCGGGCAGGCCTTTGAAAATTTTGATAAATATATCCTGAACGACGTCGTCGATATCCGTCGAACCTCTGAATACAGCCCTGACGGCCGAATAGACAACGTTGTTGTTCTGTTCGATGATCCTGGTGAAGGCTCTGCAATCGCCATCGATAGACCGTCTGACCAGTTCATGGTCTCTATCACCTCTCAATTAATCCTCCAGAGGTATGACAGGCTGGGTGAAGAAATGTTTCAAGAATATTATGGGAAACTGAGTTTTTATGCAACGACACGATTTCTGAAAATATTTGAAACATTATCGTGACGCGGATGTCCAATTAACGTATCGAATGAAATTGGAATGATTAAGAAACCATTAGTCGGGTAAGAGGAAAGGGGCTGGAGAATGTTTGATCTGACACCATCGGCAATAGCCATAGCGATTCCCGTCATGTTTCTGCTGGCAGGGGTAGCGATCACGATAACGGCAATTATCGTTGAAGGAGGAAAAAAGGAACTTCTTCACAAGGAGAGATTGTTAGCTATGGAGAAGGCTTTGGAACTTCCCAAACTTGAAGAAAAGAAGAAACGTCCGAAATATCTTGCTATGCGAGCCTGGGGATTCGTGTTCCTTTTCCCCGGTTTTGGGTTGATGATAGGACTGCACGTAGTAAACGGTTTTGAGGGAAGTGTGTGGGCCCTTATGCCGATGGGGCTTGGCGCGGGCCTCTTGCTCGCCTCATACCTGGAAAAGAAAGAGGGCATCAAGTAGAGTGAAATCAGTAAATGATTCCAGAATAGGCCGGAAGGGAGAAAGCCCTACCGGCCTTTTCTGTCGAAAGCTAACCCTTGAATCTCTTTTTATTGACTCATACAATACTCGGCTGTATCTTTAAACAGGAGCGT includes the following:
- a CDS encoding RNA polymerase sigma factor, with amino-acid sequence MRGDRDHELVRRSIDGDCRAFTRIIEQNNNVVYSAVRAVFRGSTDIDDVVQDIFIKIFKGLPGFRHGAKLSTWIYRIARNEALNAVGKSKPSIPIDELPEIGTDKDRPDRLYEQKNIAGRLRDHISRLDARYRDVIELRYTAERSYSEISEILDLPEGTVKTYLFRAKVQLKRMMNIENGKSERE
- a CDS encoding zf-HC2 domain-containing protein; translated protein: MDCIGTEKLLALYYEGKLSVETARDLEAHIASCGDCAEMADAWTSLEPQLRELKNEIPLPGLVASRVITSLGLEKKSILSIFRFGRPGFAASGLLSISIFFFIFRKSVERVLPGLSESYSTFYDSTLNSLSAWLSDVISGPSRAYIALIDGLVSAAGKMNGWYEAVDFRILLSVYILIILCMSLSFGQIVRRILRD